Proteins co-encoded in one Drosophila gunungcola strain Sukarami chromosome X unlocalized genomic scaffold, Dgunungcola_SK_2 000032F, whole genome shotgun sequence genomic window:
- the LOC128260503 gene encoding glyceraldehyde-3-phosphate dehydrogenase 2, protein MSKIGINGFGRIGRLVLRAAIDKGASVVAVNDPFIDVSYMVYLFKFDSTHGRFKGTVSAEGGFLVVNGQKITVFSERDPANINWASAGAEYVVESTGVFTTIDKASTHLKGGAKKVIISAPSADAPMFVCGVNLEAYSPDMKVVSNASCTTNCLAPLAKVINDNFEIVEGLMTTVHATTATQKTVDGPSGKLWRDGRGAAQNIIPASTGAAKAVGKVIPALNGKLTGMAFRVPTPNVSVVDLTVRLGKGASYDEIKAKVQEAANGPLKGILGYTDEEVVSTDFLSDTHSSVFDAKAGISLNDKFVKLISWYDNEFGYSNRVIDLIKYMQTKD, encoded by the coding sequence ATGTCGAAGATTGGTATCAACGGATTTGGACGCATCGGTCGCCTGGTGCTGCGTGCCGCCATCGATAAGGGCGCCTCCGTGGTGGCTGTGAACGATCCCTTCATCGATGTCAGCTACATGGTGTACCTCTTCAAGTTCGACTCCACCCATGGACGTTTTAAGGGCACCGTGTCCGCCGAGGGCGGCTTCCTGGTTGTCAACGGCCAGAAGATCACCGTCTTCAGCGAGCGCGACCCGGCCAACATCAACTGGGCCAGCGCTGGTGCCGAATACGTTGTGGAGTCCACTGGCGTTTTCACCACCATCGACAAGGCATCCACTCACTTGAAGGGCGGTGCCAAGAAAGTCATCATCTCGGCCCCATCTGCCGACGCACCCATGTTCGTCTGCGGTGTCAATTTGGAGGCCTACAGCCCGGACATGAAGGTGGTTTCGAACGCCTCGTGCACCACCAACTGCCTGGCTCCCCTGGCCAAGGTCATCAACGACAACTTCGAGATTGTGGAGGGTCTGATGACCACCGTCCATGCCACCACCGCTACCCAGAAGACCGTGGATGGTCCCTCTGGAAAACTGTGGCGTGACGGTCGTGGCGCTGCCCAGAACATCATCCCAGCTTCCACTGGAGCCGCCAAGGCCGTTGGCAAGGTTATCCCGGCTCTCAACGGCAAGCTGACTGGCATGGCTTTCCGTGTGCCCACTCCCAATGTGTCCGTCGTCGACTTGACTGTCCGTCTGGGCAAGGGAGCTAGCTACGATGAGATCAAGGCCAAGGTCCAGGAGGCTGCCAACGGACCTCTGAAGGGAATTCTCGGCTACACCGACGAGGAGGTCGTCTCTACCGATTTCCTCAGCGACACCCACTCGTCTGTCTTTGACGCCAAGGCTGGCATTTCTCTTAACGACAAGTTCGTTAAATTGATCTCTTGGTACGACAACGAGTTTGGATATTCCAACCGCGTCATCGATCTGATCAAGTATATGCAAACCAAGgattaa
- the LOC128260486 gene encoding guanine nucleotide-binding protein subunit beta-1, protein MNELDSLRQEAESLKNAIRDARKAACDTSLLQAASSLEPIGRIQMRTRRTLRGHLAKIYAMHWGNDSRNLVSASQDGKLIVWDSHTTNKVHAIPLRSSWVMTCAYAPSGSYVACGGLDNMCSIYNLKTREGNVRVSRELPGHGGYLSCCRFLDDNQIVTSSGDMSCGLWDIETGLQVTSFLGHTGDVMALSLAPQCKTFVSGACDASAKLWDIREGVCKQTFPGHESDINAVTFFPNGQAFATGSDDATCRLFDIRADQELAMYSHDNIICGITSVAFSKSGRLLLAGYDDFNCNVWDTMKAERSGILAGHDNRVSCLGVTENGMAVATGSWDSFLRVWN, encoded by the coding sequence ATGAATGAACTAGACAGTCTCAGGCAGGAAGCCGAATCCCTAAAAAATGCCATACGGGATGCCCGGAAGGCGGCCTGCGACACATCCCTGTTGCAAGCAGCCTCCTCTCTGGAACCCATTGGCCGCATACAGATGCGCACCCGGCGTACATTACGCGGCCACTTGGCGAAAATCTACGCCATGCACTGGGGCAACGACTCCAGGAACCTCGTGTCAGCCTCACAGGACGGTAAGCTAATCGTGTGGGACTCGCATACCACGAACAAAGTCCACGCCATTCCACTACGATCCTCATGGGTGATGACCTGTGCGTACGCTCCATCTGGCAGCTATGTGGCCTGCGGTGGCCTCGACAACATGTGTTCAATTTACAACCTAAAGACGCGAGAGGGTAATGTTCGTGTGTCCCGAGAGCTGCCGGGCCATGGTGGCTATCTATCATGCTGCCGCTTCCTGGACGACAATCAGATAGTTACCAGCTCCGGCGACATGTCGTGCGGCCTGTGGGACATCGAGACCGGCCTGCAGGTCACCTCGTTTCTGGGCCACACCGGCGACGTGATGGCGCTCTCGCTGGCTCCCCAGTGCAAAACGTTCGTCTCCGGTGCCTGCGATGCATCCGCCAAGCTCTGGGACATTCGGGAAGGAGTCTGTAAACAGACCTTCCCCGGCCACGAATCTGATATCAACGCGGTGACATTTTTCCCCAATGGACAAGCATTTGCCACCGGCTCGGACGACGCTACCTGTCGACTCTTCGACATCCGTGCCGATCAGGAGCTGGCCATGTACTCGCACGACAACATCATATGCGGCATCACCTCTGTGGCATTCTCGAAGAGCGGCCGTCTGTTATTAGCGGGCTACGACGACTTCAACTGCAATGTGTGGGATACGATGAAAGCTGAACGGTCTGGTATACTCGCCGGTCACGACAACCGTGTATCCTGTTTGGGCGTCACCGAAAACGGCATGGCGGTGGCAACAGGATCGTGGGACTCCTTCTTGCGTGTATggaactaa